Sequence from the Atribacteraceae bacterium genome:
CCGGGTTCATCTTTCGGGAGGATGGTTATATCATAACCAATCACCACGTCATTCAGGATGCTGAAGAAATCAACGTTACGCTCCTGGACGGACGGCTATATACCGGGCGGGTAATCGGTGCCGATCCCCTCACTGACCTCGCTGTAGTGAAGATCGACTCGGACGAAACGCTACCCACCGTAACTTTGGGAGATTCCGATGCCACCCGGGTTGGTGAATCGGTGATCGCAATCGGAAACCCCTTTGGCCTTTCCCACTCGGTTACCACGGGCGTTCTCAGCGCCAAAGGACGGCCGATCACCGCCGGGGATACCGGACGGGAGTATGAAAACTTCCTCCAGACCGACGCGGCCATTAATCCGGGAAACAGCGGAGGACCCCTCTTGAATCTCCAGGGGGAAGTTATCGGGATCAACACGGCAATTATTCCTTTTGCTCAAGGTGTTGGGTTTGCCATACCCATCAATATGGCTAAGGCGCTTCTTGATGATTTGATCGAAGTCGGAAGAGTAATCAGAGCTTGGCTGGGCGTTTTTATTCAGGATGTAACCCCCCAAATCGCTGAACAATTTGGTCTTGAAGAAGCAAGAGGTGCCCTGATCTCGGACGTGAGTCCCGAAAGCCCGGCTGCTATGGCGGGTATCCAACGGGGGGACATCATCCTGAGGATCGACGATGTTCTTATTGACAGTGTCTGGGCCCTGCAGCAGACCATAAGAGACCATAGGCCTGGGAACCGGGTGACTATCGAATTATGGCGCGATAAGACACTGCTTAATTTTGAGGTGGTGCTTGAAGAGTTGGAGCAGGAAATCG
This genomic interval carries:
- a CDS encoding Do family serine endopeptidase → MNIRKVPFLFILVFFSMLTIFSLTTGVGATVLPEAAHLVADIAEQVSPSVVYIDTVRYRTTRFRSPLSPFFDDPFFRRFFDVPQEEAPRRIPQRGLGSGFIFREDGYIITNHHVIQDAEEINVTLLDGRLYTGRVIGADPLTDLAVVKIDSDETLPTVTLGDSDATRVGESVIAIGNPFGLSHSVTTGVLSAKGRPITAGDTGREYENFLQTDAAINPGNSGGPLLNLQGEVIGINTAIIPFAQGVGFAIPINMAKALLDDLIEVGRVIRAWLGVFIQDVTPQIAEQFGLEEARGALISDVSPESPAAMAGIQRGDIILRIDDVLIDSVWALQQTIRDHRPGNRVTIELWRDKTLLNFEVVLEELEQEIALPPVVEPMVNLGLEIAAITPELVNQFALQVNLGLVVVSIQPGGPAEAVGLAPGDILLEVNRQTVQTLDEWREALTGIAPGDTILLL